In a genomic window of Wyeomyia smithii strain HCP4-BCI-WySm-NY-G18 chromosome 1, ASM2978416v1, whole genome shotgun sequence:
- the LOC129716767 gene encoding uncharacterized protein LOC129716767: MAPTPFEELKLIADLLNGEQEEFRRNQRICIRVCGEATGTLDREGEAGSVHNEYVFTFTAIFFQRFFKSQLRPKEWTRLTVYGDTVTDIVDFLCDVAKVKIERQVIFDNDIPKWSENATPTVNDANDFVSLQDTTKKKCYSIDSLTARILRGWKDKQVRVYVYVWSMNVETSSQHQAILRKLLSPQNTDKAGAHSIRDDSALADELRDNHTHLEGHYSSWLLWANFIHSSPAHKHDELKRSATPPLQLSKYFRWVATSEQSRLKAVHKGLIVAQHNNSGWLREIGNVKQVVINAKML, encoded by the exons ATGGCCCCTACCCCTTTCGAGGAACTGAAGCTTATTGCGGATTTGTTAAACGGTGAACAAGAA GAATTTCGACGAAACCAGCGAATATGCATACGAGTATGTGGAGAGGCCACTGGCACACTCGATAGGGAAGGTGAAGCTGGTTCAGTGCATAATGAATATGTTTTCACCTTCACTGCCATCTTTTTTCAACGTTTCTTTAAAAGCCAATTGCGTCCAAAAGAATGGACAAGGCTAACTGTTTATGGAGATACGGTTACTGATATCGTAGATTTTTTATGTGATGTTGCAAAGGTAAAAATTGAACGGCAGGTGATATTTGATAACGATATCCCCAAATGGTCAGAAAATGCAACTCCCACAGTGAATGATGCGAATGACTTCGTCTCACTGCAAGACACTACTAAAAAGAAATGCTATTCAATAGATTCTCTCACAGCTAGAATTTTGAGAGGTTGGAAAGATAAGCAGGTGCGAGTATATGTGTACGTTTGGTCGATGAATGTGGAAACTAGCAGTCAACATCAAGCCATATTGCGCAAGTTACTTTCTCCACAAAATACAGATAAAGCTGGGGCACATTCAATAAGAGACGATTCAGCTCTAGCGGATGAACTCCGCGATAATCATACTCATCTGGAAGGCCATTACAGCTCATGGCTTCTATGGGCAAATTTTATTCACTCATCTCCAGCGCATAAGCATGATGAATTGAAAAGATCTGCAACACCACCATTacaattatcgaaatattttcgttggGTTGCAACGTCTGAGCAAAGCAGATTGAAGGCCGTACATAAAGGATTAATTGTCGCTCAACACAATAATAGTGGATGGCTGAGAGAGATTGGAAATGTAAAACAGGTTGTAATTAATGCTAAAATGTTATGA
- the LOC129717065 gene encoding uncharacterized protein LOC129717065, with protein sequence MSSSSTENLRCRLCLCLCNRQELVTIILGDTRGPLHNFALELLTAEIAKENIPVCCNCFTMWNMMQDFLNTCFKANEVLQLNEQMALRKSWVVNDDEKDMFITVCRVVKRHFYGMEKLLCSLKPPVFLSPQVQKKPVKVKEPNFRPGTSVRTYSKSPGKSRTEKVSKIDNPAKPVSIKQEKPIEIDDSEAFLMVKSEPVEVSLPNHQIDFVDDDANIFKEQTMESVGLLHNGVQDKHEEEDGSTACYESSRAEVMVKLEPTESSNFSQLDFLDNDANTLEEQQMDLELQDSVQDIHKEKESSLPLNEKSLKTICQVCGTKTNNMATHLESHTQKPKEKRIPKRARKSSASSGLSIISYEQQKIPAGARLSCEVCGILFSNMLVARIHARSHLSGRPIKKEDLFGVS encoded by the exons ATGAGCTCTAGCAGTACGGAGAACTTGCGTTGCAGGCTGTGTCTTTGCCTGTGCAATCGTCAGGAACTGGTCACAATAATATTAGGCGATACGCGCGGTCCGCTGCACAATTTCGCCCTGGAACTTCTCACTGCTGAA ATAGCTAAAGAGAATATTCCAGTTTGTTGTAATTGTTTCACGATGTGGAACATGATGCAGGACTTTTTGAACACTTGTTTTAAAGCTAACGAAGTGCTCCAGTTGAACGAACAAATGGCTCTCCGAAAATCTTGGGTTGTAAATGACGACGAAAAAGATATGTTTATAACGGTTTGCCGAGTAGTTAAACGACATTTCTACGGCATGGAAAAGTTGCTGTGTTCGCTTAAACCTCCAGTGTTTCTTTCGCCACAAGTTCAGAAGAAACCTGTTAAAGTGAAGGAACCAAATTTTCGTCCAGGCACT TCTGTAAGAACGTATTCTAAGAGTCCTGGCAAAAGTAGAACAGAGAAAGTCTCAAAGATTGATAATCCAGCTAAGCCCGTCTCTATCAAGCAAGAGAAACCAATCGAAATTGATGATTCGGAGGCTTTTTTGATGGTGAAATCAGAGCCAGTAGAAGTGTCACTACCTAATCATCAAATAGACTTTGTCGATGATGACGCGAATATATTCAAAGAGCAAACGATGGAATCCGTGGGGTTACTGCACAATGGTGTTCAGGACAAACACGAAGAAGAGGATGGTAGCACAGCTTGTTATGAGTCAAGTAGAGCAGAGGTGATGGTAAAATTAGAGCCCACAGAATCATCCAATTTTTCCCAGTTAGACTTTCTGGATAATGACGCGAACACACTTGAGGAGCAACAGATGGACCTGGAACTGCAAGACAGTGTCCAAGACATACACAAAGAAAAAGAAAGTAGCTTACCATTGAACGAAAAAAGTCTAAAAACAATTTGTCAAGTTTGCGGTACAAAAACTAATAACATGGCTACTCATCTGGAGTCGCATACTCAGAAGCCCAAGGAGAAAAGGATACCAAAGCGAGCACGGAAATCTTCTGCTAGTTCTGGTTTAAGTATCATTAGTTACGAGCAGCAGAAAATTCCAGCTGGCGCGCGATTGTCCTGTGAGGTTTGCGGTATTTTATTCTCCAATATGCTGGTAGCGCGGATCCACGCTCGATCGCACCTTTCTGGTCGTCCTATTAAAAAGGAAGATTTATTTGGGGTTAGTTGA